In the genome of Chrysoperla carnea chromosome 5, inChrCarn1.1, whole genome shotgun sequence, the window ttttctttgaacaGTAAAAATGATTTGTGTTGGAACGTATGCCAGAAACGGTAAATATTTTACGAAGGTTGGTCTTTATGCCAAGAAATGGCTAATTATGAAAGTATTTCGTAAGCACATTATGTTGAACATTGTTACCAATTTTTACCACGATCGCCACATCTATGCCTTACCCGATAAAAGAGATAGGGGACAGATTTGTTCTTACCAGTCCATCTCAACATTCTTAACTGACTCTTATTCTTATTTGCAAACATATTGATATTCAACTAGGCAACTTTCATTTTGTAAGGCTATCTTCCCGATACGATCCAACACATACATCAATTAAAAATCTagcttacaaaaattttaaacaattttaatttcccaagaattcaaacaattttctcTAGATTCTTGGACCTTCGTTGCAAgattaattttatcatcaaaaatttttttattaaaaaataattttttatcgagTTCACAAATACACACCTTATACAAACTATTGCCGAGACTGTGACTAattgaaacactctgtatattgtatatactttgtatgagtaataaaaataagagtTTCCCTCTTTAatcttttgattaattttaaattttgttcccaCGTCCAGATAaacttattataagaaaaaccagtcaaaaaaattaaaacaaaagaaaatttttcccaaattgttccaaaataaaaaattagaatctttgaatgttacattttttataagcaataatTCACACAagtattctaaaacaaaatttacgatTTATTAGTTGTTAAGCGTTCATCTACGCTGATCATTTGATGAGTTGAATCTTCAAAATCTTGAGGTTTTGGATCAATGTCATTTGATACTAAAACGggtacaacttttttattttccatttctgGCGATTTTTTGCTGTTATGTCGCCGTTTTATCCATTTACACAAATCTTTCGCTAAATTACtattaatgattttatcatATTGATTGATCTGTTGTTTTGACATTACATTTAAGTATTTGGACAAGAAATTACTTAACATTAATCCATCCTCCAACGATCCGACCAAACGTGATTGAAACATTAATCGtgcttttttcatttcaaatggTTCTGTGTCGTCTGTTTTTGTTTCGTGAaaatttttcgcattttttattaaaaacttttgtgtatttttatatgtaagacTCGAACTACACTTGGAAAgatttgtcaaaatattatttgaacgaaTTTTGCTTATAAAGTATGACATTTTTCGGCAATTTTTCTCACtggtttgttttaatttcacttaaaaatttgatgtaaaGTCCAAGAGTAAGAAGTGTGTGGTCCAAGAATGTTATTTATAACCGGgtgaaatgattttgttttgatgcatatcttagcaaaaaaaaattcaattttcatggATTACTATTTTGGAACATTAAGTATTGGagctaaattttattattcatttttatgttattttaataactccGATACTGTTCTCCGCGActatattttatgaacatattTCTCAAGTATGCTTCGccttcattattaatttaatcattgaaaattcaattgatATTTCAGATATCGACGAATGCCGTACTATACCAGATTTATGCCGAAACGGTGAATGTATAAACACGCACGGCTCTTATAGATGTATGTGCAACAAAGGATACAAACCCGATCATCGAAAAACACACTGTATAGGTTTGTGTTAAATTGATCACCTAAACATCAACAAATTCCTCCAAAATGAACGCCataattataaactattttttacagATATCAATGAATGCCTGAATACACCATCGCCATGTCAGTTCTCATGTCACAACACCGATGGTAGTTACAAATGTTCTTGCCCTGCAGGATATGTTCTGAACCCCGATGGTATCACATGTCGAGACATTGATGAATGTCAAACCGGTCAACATGTTTGTCAACATGAGTGTATTAACACAGAAGGTAGTTATAAGTGCGCATGCCCCAGTGGATATCGACAAGTCGGTGATAATTGTTTAGAAATTGATGAATGCGCTGAGAATGAAGAAAATACTATTTGCGCCAAACCTGGAACATGTATCAACACTTTGGGTAGCTACAAATGCATATGTCCACGAGGATTTAAATTAGATTCCACTGGTATTTTCTGCATCGATTACGATGAATGCTCTGATGATTCGAAATGTACTCAAAGTTGCCAGAATCGTATTGGAGGTTATCGTTGCAACGCATGTCCTCCAGGATATATGCAACATCATTACTATAATCAGTGTATCGACCAAAATGAGTGCTTAGATAATCCTTGTGGTGGAACCGCACAATGTATTAACACCCTAGGAAGTTATCGTTGTGGGTGTGCAGATGGTTTCCAATTTGATAATAGTGTTCAGCTATGTTTGCAAGTTAGTTTAGGATGTTCTGGAGCGCCATGCGCTTTTGGGTGTCAAAGTGGAACTGCTGGAATTTCATGTGGTTGTCCACAAGGATATCAACGTATTGCTCAAGGTCATTGTTTAGCCACTGGAACTGGTTTTGGGGAAGATATTGGAAATGTTCCAATATTCCCAATTCGATCGCCCGATCCACAAGATAATAGCAAATTGTTATCTTCCGAAGGGTGTTTCTCATGCAAGGTAAGAAAGTTATATGGATATACCTGGTTACTTGGttaatttgtgaattttttgtagttaaatGGAAGACATCGACGTCATACGAACTCTTCAGAATTGTCGAGTCGATATCCTGAATCAATTAAagcattatttaaacaaaaatcaccAATACGCCATCGACGACATAAAATTAATGATCaagtacttattttaaatttgactttAGATGAAACTAAACATCGAACGCAAATTATTAAGCTGCAACCTGCAATTAAGGTAAAGATTCATCGAGAAATCACATaataatcaaagaaaaattggtaaattttattttccacagGTTCCAATGGAGTATCAAATCGTGAAAggtaacgaaaaaaataaatttgaattagtgAAAAAACATGGTATATGGATATTACATTTCCGTCGACGATTAAAAAAACCGGACATCTTTGATTTGCACATACATGGAGAGCCGGTTGAAAGCGAAGAATCGAATAAAATACAAACAGATATTGGCAGTTTTGAACAACCATTAAACTTACATTTACGATTAGTAGTTAATAAATCATCcagaaaataaatcataatttattgtaaataaattactcGACAATTATAATTCGCCAAGAGGAGATATGTGGGGTGAAACCAGATAGGcagtattttttatcaaatattttttgtagttaaaatgaattttttgcaaatttttttcactgCCTTTTGTACAGTATAATTAATACGACACtgccaaaataatttaaacaaattattaattattatttaacttaatttaacgaatttattatcaaattttattattaaaaaaagaaaaaatttttaatatgcaaaatattttgtGGGACTCTGCGTATACAAGGTGTTCCAAAATGGCgtaaaatcgaaaactttataatatgatGCATTTCTTAAATGTtcttagagaaaaaaattaccaatttcTGATGAGAgttgaaaaatatcaattacaCTAGAAAAATTCTTACTTAATCTAAATTATCCCTCCATGAGACAGGCAGACcaactatattttaaatttcattcgtATTTTGCGTTTTCGATATGACTAGATCTAGGGCCAGGCaaagtatttgacagtcatttcagaacCTCTGGAAATTTGAGACGCTTGACCTTAGATCTATAAATGAACTAAGTGTGAAATTGAACCTTTTTTGGTTCTTCCGGTTTCAtactaatttcaaatttgtttttgtaatatttatacgCCATTTAGTTTATATTAATCGTACACagaaaacaccctgtataaaaagtaataatatatatatttttattaaaattaaaacacattttttttaaattaatataattattggtatcgatatatatttttagttaccTTAATTtctaatcatattttaaaataatataacaattttaatttgaataaaattttattttaacaaaacaattcgtttatttttaaatgatttatattcaACACATGCTTATTTATCCTCTTTCACATTCTCAAGTAAGTACTTAAAAGGCTTTACGGAATTTAAGACACAAATTTCCAGTATAATTGAATTTCAGATCTGTAACTAAAATCTCATTGGAGAAATTTGTTGGTCTTTAGGTCTTTTCTGgtgtatatttttaagtgaaaacgaATGGAACCGGTCCCGACGCTGAAATGTGGTCAAGGAACCATCAAATCACAAATGATtacaaaattaagaatttttttagtcCTATTCTAGCccattatagaaattttatgttcttAAGGTGCCTTATAATGTACTTTATGCCAAATCGAATGGAATCGGCTCCGAGGCCAAAATATGATCGAGGAACCTACAAGTCTAGTcatataatgaaattaatagtCTTTGATCTCAGTCTAACCCATTAGAGAAATTTGTAGGTGCTAAGGTCTTTTCTTATGTCTTTTTTAATATGAAGCGAATGGAATCGGTCCCAAGGCAGAAGTGTGAACGGGAAATCAGTTAtccatgaaattaattaattcaaatcaGTAATACACAAGTTTTTGGGCGAATTTTTATACACTATAATTTcgttatttatgtaataatattcccaatatattttaataaataggaattgaattaataaatttgctACTCAGAAGGTGCTGTTCTGCATCTAACgataagtaaatgttttaatgtATAGGTCAAAATGATTTAGAAACATGATTTCAACTAtgattttgatcttttttggcaaattaaaaaaattccaagtgAAAATGTGAAAGaagctttttaaatttcaagtactataaaattgcaaataaaaccTGGTAACATCGGCTTCATAGTCAAGATATTAGGCCACAGAATATCACAGTTACTCTTCTAAGCTGAACAATCACAACAAAATGTAACAGCGCGTTCCTCCCACACCCATAATTGTCGAAGATCCATTGGTAAACCTTCTTGTCCAATTTTTCGTTTATCTTGCCCATCTTTGATTGGTGCACATAAACCTCCTCGCTTTCTTAACATTTTCACAGTAAACGAACGTGGTTTGCAAGTATAGTGACCATACCAACAGTCATGTGCTAAACATTCAACAGTACGTAAATAACGTGGAAAATATTCACGTCCTAAATCTATCCAACGTATTCGTGATTCACATTCCCAAGGTCTGGCacgttgattattattattcttactcCCACCATTTGAGATCATGTCCAATTCTCCCATAAtactgaaatacaaaaattttaccatatttttataccgTACATTCTGTATACATCGAATCCAGAAAATTGGGGAGGGAATGTTGCAGTTTGAGGGATATCGAATGAAATTGCTCCGATACCCCCACAACATGGGTATAGCTCTGTTGTCAGGGGTACCAGAATAAAAATtccagtaattaaaaaaattaacatactttttaaatCGTTTCGAAACTGACATCGGTGACCGTTTTTCTCGACTTCGATTATAGTCAATAACATCTTCCAAACTATATTTTGTACTCCATGCAGGTAACAATGCTATATCGTCATCATTTTCATCCAAATTTGTGCCAAAATCTCCGtcaacataaaaatttggtgCGAAATCACCAATAGTACGTTTTAAACCAGTTTTCTCATCGATCGATGTCACTTTTTGAGGCTCTTGTATACTCATATACCGTGGATTATAAGCTGGTCCCAATATTTCACGTAATTCCATTTCAGTCATTCCACTGCAATTaatattatcgaaatttttattgctaaatTTTGCACTAAATTCACAACAATTattcacaattaaaataatcattataatttgtaatattttgaacattatCTAATGTTTTTAACCGCCACATAAtcgtaaaatgtttaaaatcatttaaaattttcaaatcacttTCACTTCttgaaactttcaaaaacatACACAAAAACCTTATcacttctaaaaattaaaattatgttgttatCAAGAGTTTTTAATGACAGCTCATGGctttaatatcattattttctgtttataaatttttagaatcaggtaaaatcttgtttttgtaaaatgtttttataaaaagggtcatacttaaattaataaaaaggaaTAGGGGATAATGGGGCAAAGTGggccaaaaaaaatattcaaaataaacaataaaactcgtgatgtaatattaaaagttaGTAAAACAATACAACACAAtatcaaacttaaaaaatatgtctccaAAATGAAGTTATCGGCAATCCTCttcgaaatttttgtttcactATGCCTCAAGTATGGGGTGCTATATCACTCAAAGGGTTGACAGATATTTCAATCTGTATATACGGAGtaatgcgaaaaaaaatttctgaccATATTCCTTTATTAATCAGATAGATTTCTTTGAACTAGTTTTTcaacttttgtaattttgtctCCTAGAAGACTGTGGGTCGGTTTTTTTGAAAGACACAAATCGGATTTTAAGCATAAGCAACATTTTTGCGTCTACATTAACTaatttcgattttgatttttatggtACAGGTATTTTTTAGAAATCATTATTcggaacatttaaaaatatgtttcaatcgCTTTTGCTaggacaaaattaatttaaaatcaacttttaaggaaaataggagaaaattaattgtataccCGTATACCAACCAATTTTTCTaggggtaaatttttttttttctctatattaataaaattcatatttaaaggtaattttgactcagaATTGTCAAAATTTCGTTCATATGGTACGATATTTACGTATTTCAAGATATATGACCTTAAATCTCGCGAATTTTGGGACTGATTTCTCGAGAATCAAAACTCTCGAGAACCATAAGTGAGATTTTTGGTTAGTCGCAAAATCAGCCAGATTTTCGTGACTCTgaattatttagaataattaaGACCTAAAACGGCAACATTAAAATGCAGCTTATTTGATAATTAGAAGAGTATTTACGATATATCTCCAGAAACATTATAAAACAAGGACTGAATTTCAggcaatatattaaaaactactCATTCAATCTTTAAAGACACTcgtattttgagaaaaattactCTATAAAAATCGAGTTTCAACAACAATTAAAAGTTCAATTCCTGCGCTAGTTTCTCATTACGTTACTAGAGTAACTAATGGCGCTGCTGCAGGTTATCAGTAGTTCTCGGTCGATACTAATAGAGTCGCTATATACAACATTTAACTTCTGACAACACTAATAACAAATGTCAAAATGGCACGTCAGCAAACAGAAGGAGATGAATTATtcgatgtaaaaaataattattacattggAAATTATCAGCAATGTATAAACGAAGCACAAAAATCCAAGGTATGCTAaatgtttttagtttattttcaacctcaaaattcaatttatctTGATAATTGGATAGGTAACCTCTCTGGAACTGGTATTGGAACGAGACGTTTTCATGTACCGGGCATACATTGCTCAAGGGAAATACCGTGTCTTATTCGATGAAATCAAaccaaattcaaataaaaaattacaacattTACGAATGCTAGCTGATTATAAGGCAAACCCAGCAAAACGTCCACAAATAATTGCTAGTTTAGAAAAAGCAGCACCTACCGATAGTGAAGCTGCAGATGATAATGACTTGTATCGATTAATTTGTGCAACAATATATTATGAAGAAGGCAATTTAGACAGTGCTCTAGAATATTGTTTTTACACTGATAATCTTGAATGTAAAGCTTTAAGTGtgcaaatttattatcaattgcATCGACCTGATTTGGCACggattgaaatgaaaaaaatggttGAGAAAGACGACGATGCTACAATCACCCAATTGGTTCAAGCTTGGGTTTATATTTTTACCGTTAGTATATTTACGTTACCTTAGTTCTCTACGTTATTTAAAACACCAAAATTAATCTATCTTCTTTCTTAGGGTGGAGAAAAAATTCAAGATGCTTATTACATATACCAAGAATTAGTTGATAAATATGGTGAAACGTCGGCGTTGTTAAATGGCCAAGCGGTTGCATTTATAAGTCAAGGCAAATACAAAGAAGCTGAAGAAGCTTTACAAGACGCACTAGGAAAAGATCCTAACGACCCTGATACACTTATTAATATGATTGTTCTATCACACCATCAAGGAAAATCGGATGTAAGCTATTTTAGATCAacttaaatgtttaattaattattaatatttcgatttttgtttaGGTTGCAAATCGTTATCTTTCACAATTAAAAGATTTATCACCAAATCATCGATAtgtgaaaaattatgaacagaaaaaattagattttcaaCGATTTTGTAAATCATATGCGCCATCAGTGACAGCCTCTGCATGAAAATttgtaacataaaataaaaaaatagtaaatttaaaaaaatctctttattaataaaattaattaaaatcgtttaattatttgtttcacaTTTCTCAGAAGTTTCCAAACATTCTTGAACATCGAGAGCTGATCCTAAAATTACTGGAACACGTTCGTGAATTTTTGTTGGAACAACATCTAATATTGCAATCTTTCCGGTACTAGCCATACCACCAGCTCTTTCAATAATATATGCCATTGGATTAGCCTCATATAAAAGTCgaagctgaaaatttttaaatatttaaatatttgctttcgaaataaaattccaTGAATCTTACAGTAAAAgatcaaaaactttaaatttttaacgcaGATCATCTCTTCTCTTCACCAAAATTCGCAAAAAATAGcctttaaaattactttttttacgtTTGCCGTGATGCAGAGTCAAGGCTGCACTGGGAAAATTGGCAGAGCCTCCTTGCGAGCACAGCGTGTGCTTACACATTCCAAACTAATGCCTATACTAAATAGCCgccttattttcaaaatgatgaaaCTAAAGTTTGTGTTTAGAAGGCGGGCTAAGCGGGGACAAGTGAATTGAACGATAGCACCTGGTGAATTTGTCTCTAAAGTTGGAATTGTCTATATTGCGAGTGGTACATAGAGAGTGTAAGTGAGAACAAGGTACATACGTTCTCTAAATAAAGAACCAATGATtctttaaatgaatcatttagtGGGtgcattgaaatgaatcatcaCGGGCGAAGCCGCGGGTAAaagtattatgtatatataataagttttaaaaaattatattaccgctacattcatttttttggacAATGCGTTTCTCTcatttaagtggtaacatctttTTGGGCAAAATGAACCCTTTGAAATGTCTCATTTACTAGGTaatatcttattgaacaaccacctagttttaatcaaattacgaaaaatttgtaatgtttataatttttttcagtggaTAACtcttaaattgcaaaaaataaattgacatcAGGTTCTTAAGGTtcttgtattaaatttatttggacGAAAAATCTACCCTCTAATGATTGTGCGTTTCAGTGTGGCTTTAATCTTTttcgaatatatataaaatatcaagtaTTTCAGATTACGACAGGTTCACAATTCCATCaaagataattcttttttaattttgaaaaagggtttttatttaaaattttatattattaaagcaTACCTTGCCATTTGGTGCATCCTTTGTTGCTGGATACAAAAAGattccaccatatttaataGTTCTATGCACATCGGCAACCATAGATCCAACATATCGTGCCGCATATGGTTTTCCTTTAGCTGGATCTTTTTTATCTGCTACATATTGTGCAATACCTTTGGACCATTGGTGTGTATAACCTTCATTAACTGAATAAATTTTACCTTTACGAGGTATTTTCATATCGGGTTCAGTTAATATAAATTCACCAACCGTTGGATCAAGAATAAATCCATTTACACCACCTGGAGGAAAAATtcacagttaaaaattttcttcaatctggcaaaagtaaagaattacCGATGTCTGTTGCAAGAACAAGCATTGTCGCACTTCCATATAATGCATAGCCGGCTGCTACTAATTGTCTACCAGGTCTTAAATAATCATCTGGTTTAAATCCCTTTTCTTCCTCatgatgttttttataaatggcAAATATTGAGCCAATTGATACTAAACAATCAATATTTGAGGACCCATCTAATGGATCAAAACATACAATATATTTTCCAGAATATTTGTCacctatctataaaaaaaaatcatgttaatgGATAATTTGTCGGGTAATTCAATATAGTTAACTCGTATTGGTGACTGTGATAACTCTTGCAGGAAAAGAGAAGTTCTTaacaagaaaatgttatttataacaGTTGTACCTTTCAACCGCCTAAGAGTGAAATTTCTATGCGAAAGAGTCGTAATTAGAATTTTCCAATCAAAATTATGTGGCCCGCGTTGCTTGGTTAATTTCTAATGACGTGGCTTTTCGTTatttcaaattaacaaaaagttcATACAAAGTTCTATAAATGATATGAAGAATCAGAAAGAAGAATAGTTTcactaaatttgtaaaattcactATACATGGTGGTTAAGCAGGATTTTATCAAAtagtagataacgttaaaataatggcaatttctcaatacacttaTTTCAGGGAAAGCGACCTTTTCTAGATACAGGGTATTGAAATTTCAGAAGAAATGAATGGCATTGTAAATATGTCTAAAacggaaaaattgaaaatttggcaATAAGAACTAAAGATTCTTCACGATTTAAGGCTTAGATGATAAATAACGAATACCCACGGTAAGAACATGGGTGTGTCATATCACTTTTGTTTCGAGAAAAAACCTCTTGCGCCCCtaactttatttcaaataaagttaGTAACAACGCTTGCGGCATTATGtgccaaatttttaatttttctaagtaGTCATTTTTAACAGTCCACTGATTTTGAAAGAGTCGCCATTTCAAGCAGTTATGATTGTTAGCGTTTTATGAAAggaatttttcttatttcaaaaatttccaaagtATATATGAAAATTGCATGATtttaaccataattttttttagattcagTTCTTTTGCATTTGACTGCGAACCAAAATACCAAACCGCAAAGTAACTTGTCATAGGTGTTAATTTATCTGC includes:
- the LOC123300030 gene encoding fructose-1,6-bisphosphatase 1, translated to MAEAKKQSNESLSRDLNVSKMVIDTDCMTLPRFILKLQKQVPQATGEFTHLMVSIQSAVKAVSAAVRKAGIASLHGLVGTSNVQGEEVKKLDLLANELFINMLRSSYTTCALISEENEHLIQIGDKYSGKYIVCFDPLDGSSNIDCLVSIGSIFAIYKKHHEEEKGFKPDDYLRPGRQLVAAGYALYGSATMLVLATDIGGVNGFILDPTVGEFILTEPDMKIPRKGKIYSVNEGYTHQWSKGIAQYVADKKDPAKGKPYAARYVGSMVADVHRTIKYGGIFLYPATKDAPNGKLRLLYEANPMAYIIERAGGMASTGKIAILDVVPTKIHERVPVILGSALDVQECLETSEKCETNN
- the LOC123300031 gene encoding coatomer subunit epsilon is translated as MARQQTEGDELFDVKNNYYIGNYQQCINEAQKSKVTSLELVLERDVFMYRAYIAQGKYRVLFDEIKPNSNKKLQHLRMLADYKANPAKRPQIIASLEKAAPTDSEAADDNDLYRLICATIYYEEGNLDSALEYCFYTDNLECKALSVQIYYQLHRPDLARIEMKKMVEKDDDATITQLVQAWVYIFTGGEKIQDAYYIYQELVDKYGETSALLNGQAVAFISQGKYKEAEEALQDALGKDPNDPDTLINMIVLSHHQGKSDVANRYLSQLKDLSPNHRYVKNYEQKKLDFQRFCKSYAPSVTASA
- the LOC123300676 gene encoding protein trunk gives rise to the protein MTEMELREILGPAYNPRYMSIQEPQKVTSIDEKTGLKRTIGDFAPNFYVDGDFGTNLDENDDDIALLPAWSTKYSLEDVIDYNRSREKRSPMSVSKRFKNIMGELDMISNGGSKNNNNQRARPWECESRIRWIDLGREYFPRYLRTVECLAHDCWYGHYTCKPRSFTVKMLRKRGGLCAPIKDGQDKRKIGQEGLPMDLRQLWVWEERAVTFCCDCSA